aataacggaaggttgttttgatttttatttgatttttattttttttcaaaaaaggtggcgagggagccttttaccccaaactATTTCTACATACTATAACTATAGTGGTATCATGTACAGTAGATATAATCTTTATAGTACCTTGGAGTTCCAgggcaataccatggtacatgaatgtGGGAATCATCTAGTCCCGTGGTGTACATAAATGGCCATTTCTGTCTTTTAAATAACAAATACCATCATTTGTATAACATAAGGGCTGGGCAGACATGTATCTCAGATGTTCTGTGCTGTTCTTCTGTTCCAGCTTTACATCAGTGACCATGGCTGAAGATCCGCAGAGAAACTTCCGCTCGGCGTACTATGAGAAAGTGGGTTTCAGAGGCGTGGAGGAGAAGAAATCTCTGGAGATTCTACTGAAGGATAATCCACTGGGTAAGAAACATCTGCAATTAAGGAAGGTCACACATTCCTGATGTAAATATAATTTCGTTCTGTTAgttcaatgcaaatgtttcaaACATTCAGATGTGGAGAAGTTGAGCACCTTCAGTCAGAGGTTTCCTCTTCCGTCCATGTACAGGATACACGTGTGGAAAATCTTACTGGGTGAGAACATGAATTATTATTCACAAACACTGTTGCATTGTTGTAtgatctatttcagataaatccaCCCCTACacagcacataaaagcagcatgtcagattgtctcttcctgtctaatcGGGCGTTTCTTGGCCAGAAAAATGGACCAGACTTTATACCAAGGGTCAAAACTCTAGGTCCCTGAACTCCATAGCGCTATATCATTATAATTTGAAAGttttacattcactttaaagctcGACATTTCTTTCTTGTTAAATATATAGAAAAGTCAAACCAAGTGAAGTTCATTCTTTCTCTTCTGCATTTCTGTACGCAGGTATTTTACCTCCTCACAGCGACTCTCACGCTCTGGTGTCTCGATACCGTGCCGAGCAGTTCGATGACGTCACTGCCGCTTTAACAGCCATGCGGTTCATCCACGCGGCCACGCCCCCTACAGAGCTCTACCTGCGCATGTATCAGCTGGAGAGCCAACAGCTTCCCCGGAGGACTGAGCTGAGAGCACCGGTGAggagtgtttttgtgtttgtttgtgttgtcaTATCTGAGGTTCGtgtttaattgttttcttttaggATGAGAATGATGAAATTTTCCTGGCTATCGCCCGGGCGATGGAGGAGATCGTCGATGACCCGGTGGACTGCTACTGGCTGATCAGATGCTTCGTCAACCAGTTTAATCACAAGTTTGGAGACTCCATCCCTCACCTGGTAAGTGTGACGTACTGATACAGACTGATACATGGCACAATTGTTGGTGTCCCATTTCTATTTTTAATGCATCAGAGCAATACGTTTTGCACGCAGCTCTTGTTACCTTGTGATTTTGCACTGGAACATGTTAAGaaatctcttttctcagtatttACACAAATGAAAGTGTTGACTCAAGCTCAACCGTTCCAACCTGTTACCACAATTATTGCaagaaatatttttctttaatttatgggTAATATAAGATTGTCAATAACTACAAACTACAAACACTAGGTAGCTAGCTCCTAATCAGTGatagcttttttttaatatagctACTTATTactttttctgttttaattttttgtgttagaaatgtgcttaatttaggattcttcttcttttcaagggtGCTTTTGGGGCACTAAACATGCTTAAAaactcatgaaattttgcacacacatcagagttgtcagccattaggcctgggcaaaagttcacacatgggcgTGTAGGGGGGCTCTGAAAACCTcctttttcacctacagtcaccaaactaggtacatatattgttctcatcaagccggacaactttcataattgcagtcattagctccgcccaacaggaagtcagacattttggattgtttttttaattgcaggctctgaacttttaaatacgcctcgtaggggattcatgtgactgtcaccaaatttaggcaacattatgccaagaaatgggaaacaggaagtgtttcgTATCTTCTGTGAGCATtttgtgatttagatcaaaattgagctgtatgtttggtaatgatggctgatcacatggatatcGCTActgtgggtcacagtcatagcgccaccaactggcagcaggaagcaTGGCACCcataacagactttgaaatagtcttGTTATTTTTATCCAAAATGCTTCTTGATATCTTACATGATATTATCATAGCcactagggttgcaacggtatacGGTGTTACCGGTTATAAtctgtacaagggacaacaccggtgtgaaatttaaTACTGGGTAAATTCGTGCATTGTGTTCCAAAAGCCACCGATGGAAATTGACCCATGATGCTcaggcccgtcatcgctgcttgtagctatatttttgttttataaattcttaatttagtttttttaaatagtttaaatagtACATTTATGTAGTGGATATTTTAAATGTAgcttaatttagtttttaaaatagtttttttgggTATACATTTTGTGTAAGAccttatgttaaataaataaactgctcaTAATATTCAGTTTGACCTCCTGAGGTTAAAGAACCCAGCTAATAAATTTATgttcttaaaacattttccaaacattgCATTGTGGTTGTGGGAAGTgtaaaatgtccagttttcttaaAGTGAGTAGAGCGTTATTTAAAGGTAGCAAAACATTCCTGAAAACGTGAAAATATCCTGTAAACATATATTTACAACTTCTTTATCAGTTGTTGCTGTCCAATGCTGCACTTAAAACATTTCTTCTAACATTGTGAGAAATGTTATTGGATACAAATGACATTATAAGGATATTACATTAATGTTAGTTTAAAAACATGTTCCTAACCTTTATATAAAAGCCAAAGTAGCCAATGGGAAGGTTTAGCACCTCCTTTCACTGACCATTTGTTAAAAAGCAAACACAATACTTCTACATTTCTCTTATTTGTTTATGAAGCTTTTTCAAGATTCAACCTCTGATTTTATTTCTCTCAGCCGAAGAGTCTGGAGCACTTCCTGTCTCAGGAGGACAGCTGTCTGTTGTCACATCTGAAGATGTCCGGTGGTCTGGACTCTCTGCCGTACTCTCTCTGGTTCAGACGCTGTTTTGCAGGCTGTTTACCAGAGTCCAGTTTACAGAGGTCACACTACAATCCATCACTTAGAGCTGTTCAATGTAGTTTAAACTGATAAACAGAGTCCAGTTATTTCTTTCTATGTTTGGAATATAACACTAGCATACTGcctactgtgcagtatacactgaAAACTGACCACTATACTGTATACCGCAGAACTAGTCATTATGGTAGTCTGCTTTTCCAGTCATAGCCCAAATGTTAGAATTCCTACTTTAATATTTTCTGTGTTGGCTGTTGGTCGTGTGATTGGTCGGCAGGGTCTGGGATAAGGTCATCAGTGGCTCCTGTAAGATCTTGGTGTTTGTTGCTGTGGAGATTCTGCTCAGCTACAAGATCATGCTGATGGGAATGAGTCAGCCGGAGGGAGTATTTGACTTCCTGTCTAATGTGAGTACACACTTGAACACAAACATCATTTATTCAGCAACATTTTTCCGTAATGGAATATTACAGATTCAatacagatacactatattgccaaaagtatcgctcacccatccaaataattgaattcaggtgttccaatcacttccatggccacaggtgtataaaatgaagcacctaggcatgcagactgcttctacaaacatttgtgaaagaatgggccgctctcaggagctcagtgaattccagcgtggtactgtgataggatgccacctgtgcaacaagtccagtcgtgaaatttcctcgctactaaatattccacagtcaactgtcagtggtattataacaaagtggaagcgattgggaatgacagcaactcagccacgaagtggtaggccacgtaaaatgacagagcggggtcagcggatgctgaggcgcatagtgcgcagaggtcgccaactttctgcagagtcaatcgctacagacctccaaagttcatgtggccttcagattagctcaagaacagtgcgtagagagcttcatggaatgggtttccatgggcgagcagctgcatccaagccatacatcaccaagtgcaatgcaaagcgtcggatgcagtggtgtaaagcacgccgccactggactctagagcagtggagacgcgttctctggagtgacaaatcacgcttctccatctggcaatctgatggacaagtctgggtttggcggttgccaggagaacggtacttgtctgactgcattgtgccaactgtgaagtttggtggaggggggattatggtgtggggttgtttttcaggaactgggcttggccccttagttccagtgaaaggaactctgaatgcttcagcataccaagaaattttggacaattccattcTCCCAACTTTGtgagaacagtttggggatggccccttcctgttccaacatgactgcgcaccagtgcacaaagcaaggtccataaagacatggatgagcgagtttggtgtggaagaacttgactggcctgcacagagtcctgacctcaacccgatagagcacctttgggatgaattagagcgaagactgcgagccaggccttctcgtccaacatcagtgtctgacctcacaaatgcgcttctggaagaatggtcaaaaattcccataaacacactcctaaaccttgtggaaagccttcccagaagagttgaagctgttatagctgcaaagggtgggccgacgtcatattaaaccttatggattaagaatgggatgtcacttaagttcatatgcgtctaaaggcagatgagcgaatacttttggcaatatagtgtatgttccaTTGAGAGCATTTGTGACAAAATGTCATttaccacatttaaaaaaatgatgatGACAAAAATGCGCtgacagtaaggcacttacaatggtagtaaATGGTAAAACacttttcaaaagtgtagccgtAACACTTCTCTGTGTTACTATAAttgaatcacttactaaccatgtcggtgtaaagttatatccaatctaTAAATTTAATTGGCATGACCATGTAGCTCAAACTGTTAAAATTATTAGATAAAAATTGTAATTATGATATAAAGTAAGAATTATGAGAATAAATCAATTATGagattaaatcataattttaagatgaaaaaaatcatatatatatatatatatatatatatatatatatatatatatatatatatatatatatacaaaaaataataattctgacaTAGTCAAAATCATAAGCTAAAAAGTTaaaatgagattaaaaagtcataattattaaacaaatatCATATTTATGACAAAAAGGCATAATAATGAGATTAAAAAGgtcaaaatgatgagataataAGTGTCAGTTAGGATATATaaccataataatgagataataatAAGATATTAAGCCATAATtaagaaaattatgaaaaatcctaattattatgagaaagtcaaAATTATAAAGTACTAAATCCTAATTATGAGACTGTCATAAAAGTCATATTTATAacaaaaattcataataataataatgagattaTCTCTCTGTTATGACCTTTGCCATAGTTATGAATTGTGAGATATTCAATTTTGAGATAACCAAATTTATAATTATAAGATGAAAATCCATATTTATGGcaaaaagtaataattatgagattcagttgtgctcaaaagtttgcataccctggcattgattttgaaaatatgtcttttatttgaggatagtgatcatatgaagccatttatcatcacatagttgtttggctcctttttaaatcataatgataacagaaatcacccaaatggccctgatcaaaagtttacacacccttgaatgtttggctttgttacagacacgcaaggtgacacacacaggtttaattggcaattaaaggttaatttcccacacctgtggctttttaaattgcaattagtgtctgtgtataaatagtcaatgagtttgttagctctcacgtggatgcactgagcaggctatatactgagccatggggag
The nucleotide sequence above comes from Myxocyprinus asiaticus isolate MX2 ecotype Aquarium Trade chromosome 25, UBuf_Myxa_2, whole genome shotgun sequence. Encoded proteins:
- the tbc1d7 gene encoding TBC1 domain family member 7, whose amino-acid sequence is MAEDPQRNFRSAYYEKVGFRGVEEKKSLEILLKDNPLDVEKLSTFSQRFPLPSMYRIHVWKILLGILPPHSDSHALVSRYRAEQFDDVTAALTAMRFIHAATPPTELYLRMYQLESQQLPRRTELRAPDENDEIFLAIARAMEEIVDDPVDCYWLIRCFVNQFNHKFGDSIPHLPKSLEHFLSQEDSCLLSHLKMSGGLDSLPYSLWFRRCFAGCLPESSLQRVWDKVISGSCKILVFVAVEILLSYKIMLMGMSQPEGVFDFLSNMPQENTDAIVTKAIDLWHKHCGTPMHSV